The Candidatus Krumholzibacteriia bacterium genome includes the window TGTGTCGCTGACCGATGGCGCCGAAGTCGTGGTGCGAGCGCCAGCCGGCGCTGCGACCTTCACCGCCCACGTCGATCGGTTGGTGATCGAGAACGCTGGAGCCGGCACCGTCTTCGACATCGGGATTCCCCGCGGTGCTCCGCGGATCGAGATCCGTGTGGAGGAACGGTGCCTTTTCCTCAAGGACGGCCATCGCATCGTGTCGGAGCCGCCGGTGGCGTCCATCGGCACCGCGCCGCTCGACACGCCGGACGAAGGCCCCTATCTCCTGCGGCTGGCTCCGCCAGACCGATAGCTCCCGTCGCACCCGCTGCCGACGAGTCGCCCGGCCTCCGCCGGTCCCCGTCGGTCGAGCGCTCCGTCCCGTCGCTGTCACAAGTCTCCGCTTCGTGGGTTCCTGGTCCGACGAGCGGCACGCCACCCGCGTGTCCGAACAGACGGAGGTGACCGTGACCCTGCGAATTTCCACACTCATGGCGGTTGTCGCTGCCGCGGTGGCGCTTGCCGCGGGCTGCGACCAGAGCCCGAGCGTTCCCGCCGGCTCCAATGCAACGGAGACCGAGGCGCGAAGCTCCCAGTGCCGCGACCCGGAGGGCAACCTGTTGCCGGTCGCACCGATGAACACCCGCGTCGATCTCGGCAGGCCAGCGTTCTCGGACCCCAAGAGCGTCTCGAACCCACTCTTCCCCATCGGCACGCTCTCCCGCGTCATCCTCCTCGGCGAGGTGGACGGCGCCGCCCTGCGAGTCGAGACCACCTTGCTGCCGGAGACGCAAATCATCGCCTGGAACGGCAAACGGATCGAAACGCTCCTTTCCCAGTATGTCGCCTTCCTCGACGGTCGCATCCACGAGGTCGCCCTCGATCGGTATGCCCAGGCCGACGACGGCTCGGTGTGGTACTTCGGTGAAGACGTGTTCAATTACGAGAACGGCGTCATCGCCGATATCGACGGTACTTGGCTCGCCGGCAAGGACGGCCCAGCGGCGATGATCATGCCCGCCGACCCGCGGGTCGGCGACGCGTGGCGACCCGAGAACATCTGCGGCCTCGTGTTCGAAGAGGTCACCGCCACCTCGACCGGTGTGACCGTGCAAGGCCCGCGGGGCCCTGTCGAAGGCGCCCTCGTCGTCCAGGAGCTGCACATGGACGGGTCCTTCGAGGACAAGATCTTCGCCCCCGGCTACGGCGAGTTTTCCACCGGCGCCCCGGGCAGCGACCTCGAGGCCGTCGCTCTCGCCGTGCCGACGGACGCCGTGCCGGGATCTCTACCCCCGGAACTCGAGACTCTCTCCCTCGGCGCGGCGGAGATCTTCGCTGCTGCCCAGGCCGAGGACTGGGACGCGGTGGTTGCCACGTTCAGCGCGATGAACGCGGCATGGGACGCGTTCCGGACCGATCCTCTGCCCCCGAAGCTCGAAACCCAGATGAGCGCTGCTCTCGTCGCTCTCGGCGAAACGGTCGATGCCCGCGAGGCTGCCGCGACCCGGCAGACGGCCATCGACGCAGCGCGAGCCACCCTCGACCTCGAGTTGCGTCACCGGCCCCGGGCAGAAATCGATTTCGACCTCCTCGTACTCTGGATTCGCCAACTACTTGTCGACGCCGAAGCGGACGATCGGGCCGCAATGCTCGGCGACATCGCGACGCTCCATTGGATCCGAGACCGGATCGCGGACGACGCCAGCCCTGCTCTCGCCTCCATAGACTTCGAGCTCGCCGGCCTCCAGGCGGCGGCCGCTACGCAACGCACGAGCGCGGCGATCACCGCTGCGGCGCGGCTCCAAGGCACCCTGGCGCGAGTCACGGAGGCCAGACCGTGAAGCGAATGTAGGCCATGCCGAGCTGGAGAGTATCGCGGCCGCATTCGGGAACTGGCACACGAGTACCGCCGCTGGGGCACCCCAATGCTGACGTCGATGCTTCGGCGCGAAGGCTTCAGGAACAATCACAAGCTCGTCGAGCGCAACGAGCGGGAGGACTGCTTGCACTCGTCCCTCGGAGGAGCGACGCCCGAGGAGATGTGTCAATGTCGCATGGAGTTTGTCCAGTAACGGGTCGACTGATCAGAGGGGGCACTGGGGGTGAATGCCCTTGCGCCGAAACTTGTTGGACTCTATCGACGAGGAAACTCTGGAGGATTCTTCGGGTCAACACCTGACAGACGGTGTTAATAATACCTATCTATTGCATTGACACCATGTTGTCTCCAATGGGTCAATTCGCCCAATATTGTCAACAGGGGATTCCTTTACATGGAATTCCCGCAACACGCAAAACTTGCTCAATCACAAGAACATGCTCATCAAACCCTAAAGATCACAACGCTTTCGCCTGCTTCCACGCGATCGTGTCGCGTTTTCCTTCTAATACAGCGCCGCTTCATCTACACTGTTGGTCCGCCGGACCTGGGATGAAGGAATCGGGAGCGTACCGAGATGTGTTCGACGTGTCCTTCCGGCGTCCGCACTTGGGTCCCCGTAGTTCACGGACCGCAGTAGACGCGATCCAACAGGAGGCCTTTCGCACCATGCTCGATCCTAGCACCCTCACATCCACGCCCAGGCGCGATCGGGTTCAGGGAACCCTCGAAGTAGCGCGTCTCCGGCGTGCAGCATGGGCATTCACCACGCGTCGCGTCCCGCGCGGCGCGCTCTGCAGTATCGTCCGTCACGCTCGCGCGCCGCAAGCCGGCGACCTCCTCCTCGCCTGTGTCGACGCTGTCGGCTACCACTCGGGCTTGCAGCTGCCGGACGGACGCAGGAAGCATCTCTTCGTCGGCGACGAGATCGTCGTGGCCTACGGCAACCGCTATGCGCCCAGCCAGTTCGAAGCGGTGGTCCCGAAGACCATGGGCCCGTGTCAGCTCGTCGCCAGTGGCGGCGTCGCTGCCAAAGCGCTCTCGTGGCATGCACGGGTGACCAAAGAAGCCACTCAGATCACTCCGATCGGTTACCTAGCCGACGCGGCCGGCGAGCCAGCGAACCTACGCAACTACGCACTCCGCGCCGTGGACCGGCTCGCCGGCCCCTGTCCTACGACCGTGGCCGTGGTCGGCACTGCCATGGACTCGGGCAAGACACAGACTGCAGCCTTTCTGGTCAAAGGACTGACGCTCGCCGGACTCAAGGTCGGTTACGCCAAGGTCACCGGTACCGGCGCCGGTGGTGACACCTGGCTCTTGAAGGACGCCGGCGCCCATCCCGTTCTCGACTTCACCGATGCCGGTTTGGTGTCGACCTATCTCGTGCCGCTCCGGGAACTCGAGAGCGTTTTCGTCACGCTCATCGCCCAGATGATCAAGGCGCGGGTGGACGCCATCGTACTCGAAGTGGCCGACGGCGTGCTGCAGCAGGAAACAGCCGCACTGCTCGCCTCCCCCGTGTTCGGTGCAGTCGTGGGCGGGGTTCTCTTCGCCGCCTGCGACGCGATGGGCGCGGTTGCCGGTGAGAGCTGGCTCCGCGCCAAGAACCTCAAGGTCGTCGGTCTGAGCGGCGTCTTGACCGCGTCGCCGTTGCAGATCGATGAGTCTTCCAAGGCAACCGGTCTGCCGACCTTCTCCCGTCAGGAGCTGGCGAAGGCGAAGACCGCGATGCGAATCCTCACGGCCGCCGAGGAAGCGGTTGCAGAAGGAGCCGATGCTTGCGCGGGCTCTCTTGAAGCCCGCGCTTAGGGGGGGGTTCGTGGCGAGGGTCGGGGGCGCTGCGATTGGTGTCGATGACGTCGAGGGAAAGGAGTGCTCATGAGTGCGGCCCAGGTGCGCAAGAGGTGGTCGTTGCGGAAAGAACGGATTGTCCGTCGTGTGTTGCAAACCGACCCGAGTCAAGAATACTTCGTGTATGTTCCCAGCAGCAGCGGTGCCGCGGCTCCCTTGTTCGTCGCGGTGCACGGTATCTCGTATAACGCATACGAGCAAGCGCGTCTCTTCTCTCGTTATTGCGATGTCTACGGGGCGGTCATGGTCGCCCCCCATTTCGTCGCCGAGCGGCACAGTGACTATCAACGGCTCGGCCGCGATGGTCGCAGCACGCGAGCCGACGTCACTTTGGACGCCATCATCGAAGAAGCCGGATGGTTGACTGGCGCATCCACGGCGCAGATCTATCTGTTCGGCTATTCCGGTGGTGGCCAGTTCGCCCATCGTTACGCCCTGGCCCATCCGCACCGGGTGGCACGGGCCGTCGTCGCTGCGGCGGGCTGGTACACCTTTCCCGATCCGCGCACCCGGTTCCCCTACGGAATCCGGCGGAGCCGTGAGCTCCGCGGCGTACGTTTCGACCCCGAGGAGTTCTTGCGCGTTCCCCTCAGCGTCTTCGTCGGCGATCAGGACACGACGAGCGAGGGCCTGCGCCGGAGCGGCCGGGTGAACCGACAGCAGGGGAAGACTCGACTCGAAAGGGCGCGGCGCTGGGTGGAAGCCATGCGCGTCGCCGCCGACACCTATCACCTGGAATCGCTGGTTTCGTACGAGGAGATCGCGGGAGGACAGCACTCGTTCAAACAGCTGATGCTGGAGGGCCGGCTTGGCGACCGAGTCTTCGACGCTCTCTTCGGACTCCCTGCGGCCATCGGCGACGGTGGCAATGGCCACGAGAGGACCCACCCCAGCTCGCCCGGTGGCGATGATGACGAGAGGACCGTTCCCTTAGCGTCGGGCGGCCCTGAGGACGAGAGGACCGTTCCAGTGGCACTTCGTGGGCATGACGAGAGAACCGTTCCAGTGGCGCCTGGTGGCAATGAGAACGAGCCTGTCGGTCATGTCGCCGAGGGCGGCAACCATGGGTCCTCGTAGAGAGCATGGGCGTGGCGGAAGACGCCGCGGACCTTGCGTCGGCCGTCGACCGGCGCTTCCAGGAAGAGTGAGTCCGGGATGGTGCTTCGACGAGGTGTCACGATGAAAGCTGCGACGATGCGTCGCCAACGCCTGTTGCCGCTCCTTCTCTTGTGCGTCGCCATGACCGCGCTCGTCCTCCCGCGGGCGGCGCGCTCATGGATGGCACCAGCCCTGCCCGCGAGCTCTTCCTCGACTCGAAGCTCGACGGCCTCCGCCTCGACGAGCCTCGAGCCGAGCGCGCCGCTGCAGACGAAGCGAGTGTTGCGCCGCGCTCTGCGAGACGATTCCCGGCAGGAGTACTTCCTCTACATCCCGAGCTCCGGCGGCCAAGGGGCGCCGCTCTTCGTCACGGTCCACGGGATCTCGCGCAACGCCGAGGAGCATGCAACGTTGTTCTCCGCCTACGCCGAACGGTACGGCGTCGTCCTGGTCGCCCCCTGCTTCACCGAAAAGCAGCATGACGATTACCAGCGTCTGGGTCGGACCGGACGGGGCCAGCGAGCTGACTTCGTTCTGGATTCGATCCTCGCCGAGGTCACCGAGCTGACCGGGGCTGCGGCGGCGAAGATCTACCTCTTCGGCTTCTCCGGTGGGGCCCAGTTCGCCCATCGCTACACCATGGCGCATCCGGAGCGCATTGCGCGCGCTGCTATTGGTGCGGCAGGTTGGTACACGTTTCCGGACGACCAGAGGCCGTATCCCTATGGGATCGGTCCGAGCCCGGAGCTGCCGAGCCTGCACTTCGACCCGGCGGAGTTCCTCCGCGTTCCCATCGCCGTCTTCGTCGGGGCGGAGGACAGCACCAATGAAAGTTTCCGGCGCAGCGATGAACTCGACCGCCAGCAAGGAGTGACGCGCTTCGAGAGAGCGCGCCATTGGGTGGCGGCGATGCGGGCGGCGGCGGCCGCTCACCACCTCGAGCCCCTCGTCACCTACGAGGAGGTCGCCGGAATCCATCACTCCTTCCGGCAGTTCATGGAGGAGGGGCAGCTCGGCGACCGAGTGTTCGGCGTGTTCTTCGGACGGCCTGAGGCCGCGAAGCCGAGGACCGGTACCGGGGCCGCGGCAAGCGACGACCGCAGCGGTTGGCGACTGCTGCTGCCGGCGGCAGTCATGGTTTGCGCGTCGCCCGGAGGTGAGCATTGAGCAGCAGCGCCCGCCGATCGAAGATCAAGCTCCTGGAGGCAGCGGTGCCGAAGCTGGTGCCGCCCAGCGGCAGATGGCGGCGTACCCGGCGTTACGTCCTGCCCGCCGTGATCGGCGCCGTGGCGCTCTCGGTGCTCGTGCCTCTCGTTCTCTGGGCCCGCTACCGGATCACCTACGTGGTGTCGCGCAACGCCATCGTGAAGGGCACCATCGCCAATGTGGGAGCGCAGCTCGACGGCGTGGTGACCAGCGTCGAGGTCGATGCGGGGCAGCGCGTGCACGCCGGGCAGCTCATGGCGCGCTTCGAGGACCACCACCTGCAAGCCGCAGTGCAACGCGCCCAGTCCCGGCTCGACAAGGCCGTCAGTGAGCTGGACGTCGAGCGTCTCGCGATCGTCCAGGAGCGCCGGCGCCTGGGGAGTCTTGTGAACGAAGCCTCGGCCCGATCGGCGGCGGCCGCCGCCCAGGTGGACGCGGCGGAGAGCCAGGCCGACGATGCCAAAACCAAGTACGAGTTGCGCCAGTCCCTGGCGCAGGGTGGGGTGATCCCTCAGGAGGAGCTGCGCACCGCCGAGGCCGCGATGCGCACCGCCGATGCGCTCGGGCACTCGGCCCGGGCCGAAAACAAGGCGACCGCGGCGGCGCAACAACTCGCCGAGGTCGAGTCCGAGGGGCTGGCGGTGCGCGAGCAACACCTGGTCGTGATGGAAGCCGAAGTGGCAGCGCTTCGCGCCGAGCTCTCCCTCGCCGAGGCCGACCTCAAGGCCGCCTGGATCCGCGCCCCGCAAGACGGTTGGGTGGTGCGCCGGATCGCGGAGCCTGGCGCCTCCGTGGTGGTCGGACAGCCGATCCTCGACCTCTGGATCGGCAAAGACGTCTGGGTCGAGGCCTGGATCGACGAAGACGACCTGGCGCATGTCCACCCCGGCAACAAGGCGAAGGTGACGCTCAAGTCCTATCCGGGCCGCGTCTTCAACGGCGTCGTGGAGACCATCGGTGTCTCCACGGACTACGAGCTGCCCGACACCGCGGTGCCGCAGCCGCGCCATACGCGCATGCGCACCGCCCCGGTGGTTTGCGCCCGCATCCGCCTTGCCGCATCGGAAGGGTTGTTTCCAGGGCTATCGGCGGTCGCCGGCATTCGCAAGAAGTAGGCAGGCTGAAAGATGAGTCGCTCCGATTCAGTGACCCCGAGCGCACCACCGACGCGTGACGGCGCCGGGCCGCCTCGTTCCCGCTTGCTCCGCCTCGTCGAGCTGGGGCATGCGCTGCAGCGCCACACCCCCACCCGCTGGTGGGCAAGAGTCCTGCGACCCAAAGGCAATCTGACGAAGACCGAGCTCCGGGTGCTCGGCCTCGTCGCGCTCTTGCCGCTGTTCACCATCGTGATCCGGGTCCTGGCGCTTCCTGGCGCCATCCCGGGGTTCGGCGGTTTCGTCCCCGACGCGATCCGGACGGTCGGCAACGCCCTGAACCAGACCTTTTCACTCACCGCGGTTCCCGCGGACCAGCGCGACCATATCCTGTATCTCCTCTTCCTCCCCACTTGCGCCCTGCTCGTCGCCCTGGCGCGTCTCACTTTCGGCATCCGGGTCCTGGGCTTCCGCTCGATCCTCATCGCCGTGGGCTTCCATCAGAGCGGCATCCTCCCGAGTCTCTTCCTGATCACGGTCGTGGTCGCCACCATCGTCTTGGTGCGGCCCTGGCTGCGGCGGATCCGGCTGCCCTACTACGCCCGCGTCTCGGTGATCCTGTGCATCGTGGCCATGACCATGGTGGGTGGTGTGCTGGCCGGTCCGTGGATGCGTTCGGACCTCCTCTGGGGCGTCGCCTACTTCCCCGTCATCGTGCTCGGGATGCTCGCCGAAGGGATCGCCCGGACTCTCGATCAAGACAACATGATCATTGCGTCGTGGCGCGCGCTCACCACCATCGTGCTCGCTTTCCTGATCGCCATACTCTGCCAGATACCCGCACTGCGTGGAATCATGCTCCAGTTTCCAGAGCTCGCGCTGACGCAGATCGTCGCCATCGTGATGATCGCGGAGTTCCTCGACCTCCGCCTCTTCCAGGACTGGGATACGAAGGTCGCCGGGATCGCTCTACCCAAGCTGCTCTCCAACGCCGGCGCCTACCGGGTCGCGGTGGTGCGGAATCGCCTGCACACCGGAGTCATCGGCCGCCTGGGTCGACCCAGCCCGCAGAAGGACGCGCGGCGCTCGGTGCAGAGCGTCGTCGATGCTCTCCGTGCGAGCGGACACACGGTGCGGGTCCTGGAAGGCGACACCTCCCTCCTGAAGGAGCTGAGCCAATTCATGCCGCCGAACCCGAGGACCGGCGAGCCCGGCGGGATCGTCTTGAATCTCGCCCATGGCATCCAGGGAAGCGGACGACCGACGCACGTGCCGGCGATGCTCGAGATGTCCGGGGTCGCGTACACCGGCCCCACGCCTCTCGGGCTCGCCCGCTCCCTGGACAAGGCGGTCACCAAGGTGCTGCTGCAACAGGCCGGCATCCCCACGGCGCCCTTCCACCTCATGATGAGCCCCAAGGACGTCACCCACCGCCTGCGGTATCCCTTGCTCGTCCGACCGCGCCACGAGCCGAGCTACCGTTCGCGAGTGGTCACCGACCGCCAGCAACTCAAGGATGCGGTGCGTTTCATGGTCCGGCGCTATGGACAGGAAGCCTTGGTGGAGGAACACATCGCCGGCCGACAGATCCACGTTGCACTGCTCGGCAACGACCCCGTCGAGTGCCTCCCGCTGGTGGAGGTCGAGGAGGGCAAGGGGCGGCGCATCTGCCCCGCGAAGCTCGACGCCCGTCGCGCCGCACGGATTCGCGACCGCGCCCTGGCCGCCTTCGCCGCCTGTGGTTGCCGTGATTATGCGAGGGTCGACATCCGTCTGGGACCCTCCGGAGAGCCCTCCGTGTTGGAAGTCCGCAGCCTCGGACTCTTGGGAGAGAGCGGTTCGTTCGCTAGGGCGGGCAGGGCGGCCGGTTACAACTTCCAGCAGCTCGTCGGCCGCCTCATCGACGTGGCTCGGGCCCGTTACCTCTCGCGTGTAGTGGTCCGACCCGTGGTCCCGGAGCCGAAGCGCGACGAGAGCGTGGAGACGCACCGCGCTTTCACCTGAGCCCGACACCGCGCCTTCGTCCTGACCGGCACGGATGCACCATTTCAGCGTAGGAACCGACGAATCTGCTCCGCCATCTTCTCTCCATCGAGGATCTGGGAGTCCGGCAACCGGCCGCGGAGCCGGTGCATGAAATAGGTGGGGACAGGAGGATGCGGGCCATCCCAACGGACCCCGCGATCGTAGACGAGGTAGACATCCCAGGCTGGTTCGGAATCGAGAGCGAGCGGCTGCTGGAAGAGCTCACCCACCGACTGATTCGGCGCCCAGAAGTGTTCCACCCGGGAGTCTGGAAAGAGGGCCGTAGCCTTTCTCGCCGCCCCCTCGTCATCGAGGCGAAGAATCGGCTCCCAGACGACGAAGACACGTAGATCGCCGGCTTCGATCTCGTGCAACACGGCCTCTTGCACCACACGGGCGCCTGCCTGACAACCCGGTCAAGTGGGGGCGAGGAGCAAGACCAGACGCAGTTCGTTGCGAGCGGCATTGAACCGAGCGCGGAGCTCGCTGCCGTCGTCCGAGAGCGTGCGGACGCGGGTCGCCTGGTCCGTCGCGGTCTCGAGCTGGAGGAATCCGGCCGAGAACTTCACCTCGCCGACTCGGGTGAAGCGAACGCTCTGGTCTCCAGCGTGCCTGCTGCTCTCCGTATCGTGGTCGCGAGAGATGTTGTCGTCGGGAGAAGCGGTGTCGCCGGCGGAAGTGTGGTCATCGGGAGAAGCGCTGCTGTCGGGAAAATGCAACACGCCATCGAGGTGCTGTCCGTCGGCGGTGAGCTTGCCTTGGTAATCGGCGTCGACACCCGAGAAGTGGAGAGCGACGGTCGAACCGGTGACCTCCACCTGGACCGGGTAGTTCTCGGCACCGAAATCTGGAACGTCACACTCGCCGACCCAGCGTGATCCGACTCTGCCGAGATCCAGAACGGCTTCGACGGTGTCGCCCTGGATCACCACCCTCCCGCACCACTGACCGGTCGGGTCGCCTGGAGTGTTGACGTCGAGCCACGCCGGCCTGGACAAGCGCGGAAACCCGAGGATGAGGCAAAAGCCGAGCGCCGCGAACAAGGTGGCGCGGCAAACTGCCCGCGAGCCTCGCCCAGAATGCTCGACCGTTCTCATGGAGCCTCCTCACCAAGCAGCCTGACACACTCGGCCTTGGAGATGTGTCCTTCAGCAGTCCGGAGATCGGGGAGTGCTTCCTCCGCGGCCGGAAGGACGGATGAGACACGTGAAGGCACGAGCAGGATCACTGTCGACCGGCTGTCAAAGTGGCAGGTCCTCGGCACGTAGGCGCACCTTGCCCGTCGGCCCGCGCGGGAGTACGTCGCCGATGTGAATCCGGCGCGGCACCTTGTAATCCGCCAATTCCCGATAGCAGAAAGCGATCAGCTCCTTCTCCGAGGCCGGCGACCGGAGGGCAACCATCGCGGCCACGGCCTCCTCGCCCGCCCTGTCCTTGGTGCCGATCACCCCGGCCTCGCGTACGGAAGGATGACTCTCGAGGACTCGGCGCACCTCCTCGGGCGACACCTTGAGTCCCCCCACATTGATGACGTGATCCTTGCGCCCGTGCAGGGTCAGGAACCCGGCCGCCTCTTGCACCGCCAGGTCCCCGGTGAGGAAACCACCGGCGCGGAAAACCTGCCGTTCTGCGGGCGCCCCGAAGACGTAACCACTGGCGGCGGCAGGGCTCACCACCATGATCTCCCCTTCCTGACCGGGGGTGACCTCGTGACCTCGGGAGTCGACGAGTCGGATCTGGACGTTCCGGAGGGGCAAGCCGATGGAATCGGGGCGCTCCAGCACCTGGTCTGGAACATGGTTGGTGACGCCGCCGGTCTCGGACGAACCGTAGTGCTGGCAGATGGGCAGCTGGAACCGTGCGTGGAAGGAGAGGATGGTGGCCGCGTCGAGAGGTGCGGTGCAGGAAAGCAGATACCGCAGGCGGGGAAGCGAAACCGCCCCCGGCGGCGCCGCCTCCAGCCAGCGTCGGTACATGTTGGGAACACCGAGGAACACCGTCGCTTCTTCCCGGCCGAGATCGTCGGCGATGCGTCGGGGAACGAAGAAGTCCTGGAGGACGAGTCGCGCCCCGGAGAAAAGGAGCGGCAGCACACCAAGGTCGAAACCATAAGAGTGGAAGAGGGGAACATCGGCGAGGATGCGATCGTCTGGACCCAGACCGAGGGTGTCGGTGATGTTCCGAGCCTCGGCGAGGACCTGTTCCGGCCCGAGGGCGATCCCCTTGAGCGCGCCGGTAGAACCGGAAGTGAGCTTGAGGACGGCGGCGTTTTGGCACTCCGGTGGCGCTGGCTGTCCGGACCTCGTCTTCGAGACGACGAGCACGAGACCCTGTCCGAAGACGTCGCCGCGCAGGGGATGCTCCTTCCAGCCACCGAGCATCGTCGCCACGCGACCTGCGTAAGCTGACCCCGTCAGGAAGGCCGCGACCCCTGCTTCCCTTGCGATGGTGCCGAGCTCGCTTTCCGAATAGCGCGGTGACACGAGCGCCGCCGTCGTCGGCATCTGGAAAAGAGCCAGTACGGCGGCAACGAAAGCGGGTCCGTTCGGCAGCGTGACTCCGACCACTTGGCCTGGACGGATGCCCGCGCGCTCCAGATCCTGTGCCAGGGTGGAGGCTGTCTCGTAGAGGTCGAGGAAGGAGAGGTCGACCTGCGTCCGGACAGCTGTCCTGGCGCCGAGATCCCGACCCAGGGCTTCCAGGTGCTGCCACCAATCGGTGCTCACGCTTTCCTCTCACCGAGCCCCTTCTTCGTCGCCACGAAACGTGCGGTGTTCTGGACGCTCTCGAAGTGTTCCAGGGCGATCTCCTCGTCCCGGACGCGGATGTCGAAGGCATCTTCGAGGAAGGCGACGAGCTGGAAGACACCGAGCGAATCCACGACTCCAGAAGCCACCAGGGAGTCCCGGTCGTCGACCTGCGTGATCCCACGCGGTTCGAGCTTGGTCAGGACGAACGCCCGGATCCTCTGGGTGATCTCGTCGTGCGACTCCTCCATGCTCTGCCTTTCCAGTCCTCGAACATCTGTCGTGTTGTCAGCTCTGTCAGTAGGGGAAGACTTCGAGATGCTCCTCCAGCGCGGCAGTCCATGACCTCCACGGGAAGCCTCTCGAGCATCGGAGGATTCTCGAGCCTGACGGACGGCTTCCCTTCCAGACTGGGAAGTGCGGAGGGTCGGCATCGGAGCCCGAACATTATAGCCGACAGAAGAGTGAGGAATCAGGTCCTCGGAGCGTATGGATTCCAGAGGCCAAGAGCGCGGCGCGTCGCTTGCTGCTTCCTGCGGCAGCTCACCCTGGAGGTTTGTCCGTGCTGTCCTCGTGGCGGTTGGGGAATCTACGCCATTTGCCGCACCTGGGTTGGGAAAACGACGCAGTTGCCGAGACCGCCGTGCAGGACATCGTGCGGAGCATCAACGTCACCCGAGGCACGGTGGTCGCCGAACGGGTCCTGTGGGCGACAGGGTCCGCCAAGCGCCGTGGCTTGCTCGGGCGGAAGTCTCTGGATCCTGACGAGGGCATGTACCTCGTGCCCTGCCAATGGATCCACATGTTCGGAATGCAGTTCCCCATCGACGTCGCCTTCCTCGGCAGGGACGGTCGCGTTCTGGCGTTGCACCATGAGCTGCAACCGAACCGATTGTCGCGACCGGTGCTGCTCGCCGAAGGAGCGCTCGAGCTCGCCGCTGGGGTGCTGCGCCGGAGCGGTACCGTGGTCGGCGACGTGATTGCACTCGAGGATCCGGCGTAACGACGGGATAGGCGGAGCGCGTCGCGGCCATGGTCCGGCCGGCGGAGATGCGGCGGGATGCAATGGGGTATGGAAAACCTGGCATGCCGTGTGCCTGCCTCCAGGCGCGCGCCGGAAGCGGTGCGCCCATCGTAACAACGACTAATGTCACTGCGGAGGATCCCAATGCGGTTTCTGACTCGGCTGATTCACGAAGACAAGGGCCAGGACATGGTGGAATACGCCCTCCTGGCTGCGTTCATCTCCATCGTGGCGATCGT containing:
- a CDS encoding 7TM domain-containing protein, producing MSRSDSVTPSAPPTRDGAGPPRSRLLRLVELGHALQRHTPTRWWARVLRPKGNLTKTELRVLGLVALLPLFTIVIRVLALPGAIPGFGGFVPDAIRTVGNALNQTFSLTAVPADQRDHILYLLFLPTCALLVALARLTFGIRVLGFRSILIAVGFHQSGILPSLFLITVVVATIVLVRPWLRRIRLPYYARVSVILCIVAMTMVGGVLAGPWMRSDLLWGVAYFPVIVLGMLAEGIARTLDQDNMIIASWRALTTIVLAFLIAILCQIPALRGIMLQFPELALTQIVAIVMIAEFLDLRLFQDWDTKVAGIALPKLLSNAGAYRVAVVRNRLHTGVIGRLGRPSPQKDARRSVQSVVDALRASGHTVRVLEGDTSLLKELSQFMPPNPRTGEPGGIVLNLAHGIQGSGRPTHVPAMLEMSGVAYTGPTPLGLARSLDKAVTKVLLQQAGIPTAPFHLMMSPKDVTHRLRYPLLVRPRHEPSYRSRVVTDRQQLKDAVRFMVRRYGQEALVEEHIAGRQIHVALLGNDPVECLPLVEVEEGKGRRICPAKLDARRAARIRDRALAAFAACGCRDYARVDIRLGPSGEPSVLEVRSLGLLGESGSFARAGRAAGYNFQQLVGRLIDVARARYLSRVVVRPVVPEPKRDESVETHRAFT
- a CDS encoding class I adenylate-forming enzyme family protein gives rise to the protein MSTDWWQHLEALGRDLGARTAVRTQVDLSFLDLYETASTLAQDLERAGIRPGQVVGVTLPNGPAFVAAVLALFQMPTTAALVSPRYSESELGTIAREAGVAAFLTGSAYAGRVATMLGGWKEHPLRGDVFGQGLVLVVSKTRSGQPAPPECQNAAVLKLTSGSTGALKGIALGPEQVLAEARNITDTLGLGPDDRILADVPLFHSYGFDLGVLPLLFSGARLVLQDFFVPRRIADDLGREEATVFLGVPNMYRRWLEAAPPGAVSLPRLRYLLSCTAPLDAATILSFHARFQLPICQHYGSSETGGVTNHVPDQVLERPDSIGLPLRNVQIRLVDSRGHEVTPGQEGEIMVVSPAAASGYVFGAPAERQVFRAGGFLTGDLAVQEAAGFLTLHGRKDHVINVGGLKVSPEEVRRVLESHPSVREAGVIGTKDRAGEEAVAAMVALRSPASEKELIAFCYRELADYKVPRRIHIGDVLPRGPTGKVRLRAEDLPL
- a CDS encoding DUF1611 domain-containing protein, coding for MLDPSTLTSTPRRDRVQGTLEVARLRRAAWAFTTRRVPRGALCSIVRHARAPQAGDLLLACVDAVGYHSGLQLPDGRRKHLFVGDEIVVAYGNRYAPSQFEAVVPKTMGPCQLVASGGVAAKALSWHARVTKEATQITPIGYLADAAGEPANLRNYALRAVDRLAGPCPTTVAVVGTAMDSGKTQTAAFLVKGLTLAGLKVGYAKVTGTGAGGDTWLLKDAGAHPVLDFTDAGLVSTYLVPLRELESVFVTLIAQMIKARVDAIVLEVADGVLQQETAALLASPVFGAVVGGVLFAACDAMGAVAGESWLRAKNLKVVGLSGVLTASPLQIDESSKATGLPTFSRQELAKAKTAMRILTAAEEAVAEGADACAGSLEARA
- a CDS encoding DUF192 domain-containing protein; amino-acid sequence: MLSSWRLGNLRHLPHLGWENDAVAETAVQDIVRSINVTRGTVVAERVLWATGSAKRRGLLGRKSLDPDEGMYLVPCQWIHMFGMQFPIDVAFLGRDGRVLALHHELQPNRLSRPVLLAEGALELAAGVLRRSGTVVGDVIALEDPA
- a CDS encoding acyl carrier protein produces the protein MEESHDEITQRIRAFVLTKLEPRGITQVDDRDSLVASGVVDSLGVFQLVAFLEDAFDIRVRDEEIALEHFESVQNTARFVATKKGLGERKA
- a CDS encoding PHB depolymerase family esterase: MKAATMRRQRLLPLLLLCVAMTALVLPRAARSWMAPALPASSSSTRSSTASASTSLEPSAPLQTKRVLRRALRDDSRQEYFLYIPSSGGQGAPLFVTVHGISRNAEEHATLFSAYAERYGVVLVAPCFTEKQHDDYQRLGRTGRGQRADFVLDSILAEVTELTGAAAAKIYLFGFSGGAQFAHRYTMAHPERIARAAIGAAGWYTFPDDQRPYPYGIGPSPELPSLHFDPAEFLRVPIAVFVGAEDSTNESFRRSDELDRQQGVTRFERARHWVAAMRAAAAAHHLEPLVTYEEVAGIHHSFRQFMEEGQLGDRVFGVFFGRPEAAKPRTGTGAAASDDRSGWRLLLPAAVMVCASPGGEH
- a CDS encoding efflux RND transporter periplasmic adaptor subunit codes for the protein MSSSARRSKIKLLEAAVPKLVPPSGRWRRTRRYVLPAVIGAVALSVLVPLVLWARYRITYVVSRNAIVKGTIANVGAQLDGVVTSVEVDAGQRVHAGQLMARFEDHHLQAAVQRAQSRLDKAVSELDVERLAIVQERRRLGSLVNEASARSAAAAAQVDAAESQADDAKTKYELRQSLAQGGVIPQEELRTAEAAMRTADALGHSARAENKATAAAQQLAEVESEGLAVREQHLVVMEAEVAALRAELSLAEADLKAAWIRAPQDGWVVRRIAEPGASVVVGQPILDLWIGKDVWVEAWIDEDDLAHVHPGNKAKVTLKSYPGRVFNGVVETIGVSTDYELPDTAVPQPRHTRMRTAPVVCARIRLAASEGLFPGLSAVAGIRKK